One Nerophis lumbriciformis linkage group LG19, RoL_Nlum_v2.1, whole genome shotgun sequence DNA segment encodes these proteins:
- the cyp7b1 gene encoding cytochrome P450 7B1 isoform X2, with protein MFPPLLWPLLLLVLVLVLVVSRRRRRDGEPPLINGWIPFIGKALAFRKNAHRFLEAQKKKSGDIFTVHIAGRYMTFVMDPLMYPAIIKHGRQLDFHQFANKVAPVTFGYPPVISKKFPGLSEQIKRSFHLLHGDHLTSLTESMMANLMIVLRQDHLSQDAAWRTAGLYDFCMSVMFEATFLTMYGRPPHALRHNRMAALRDDFVRFDAVFPLLIAQIPIWLLGRTRSVRCELIRFFLPHRTSSWSRTSQFIKRRSELFEQQHLLRDVDKAAHHFAILWASVGNTVPAAFWAAYFLLSHPVALEAVQREIHDVLKQSGMEFDGDADVTLGRELLDKLLYLESAIKESLRLSSASINIRVAQEDMSLRLDAKRSVSVRRGDIIALYPQSMHMDADIYEEPQAFRYDRFVQDGREKTDFFKDGHKLHYFLMPFGSGSSKCPGRFFAVNEIKQFLCLLLLYFDLQLEAGQPAARLDASRAGLGVLQPTNDVRFHYRLRSNVY; from the exons ATGTTCCCGCCGCTTCTGTGGCCGCTGCTGCTGCTCGTGCTTGTGCTCGTACTCGTCGTCTCCCGTCGCAGGAG ACGGGATGGCGAACCGCCGCTGATCAATGGCTGGATTCCTTTCATCGGGAAAGCTTTGGCGTTCAGGAAAAACGCTCACAGGTTTCTGGAAGCGCAGAAGAAGAAATCTGGAGACATTTTCACCGTTCACATTGCAG GTCGATACATGACCTTTGTCATGGACCCTCTGATGTACCCCGCCATCATCAAACATGGCAGACAGCTGGACTTCCACCAGTTCGCCAACAAGGTGGCGCCGGTGACCTTCGGGTACCCGCCTGTCATCAGCAAGAAGTTCCCCGGCCTGAGCGAGCAGATCAAGCGCTCCTTCCATTTGCTTCACGGAGACCACCTTACATCGCTGACAGAGAGCATGATGGCCAATCTCATGATTGTCCTTCGCCAGGACCACCTGAGCCAGGACGCGGCCTGGAGGACGGCCGGCCTGTACGACTTCTGCATGTCCGTCATGTTTGAGGCCACCTTCCTCACCATGTACGGGCGGCCGCCGCACGCCCTTCGCCACAACCGCATGGCGGCACTGAGGGACGACTTTGTCCGCTTCGACGCCGTCTTCCCGCTGCTCATTGCTCAGATACCCATCTGGCTTCTGGGACGCACCCGGAGCGTCCGCTGCGAGCTGATCCGCTTTTTCCTGCCGCACAGAACGTCCAGCTGGTCCCGCACCTCGCAGTTCATCAAACGGCGGTCTGAGCTTTTTGAGCAGCAGCACTTATTGCGAGATGTCGACAAAGCGG CGCACCACTTTGCCATCTTGTGGGCTTCAGTGGGAAATACAGTTCCGGCCGCCTTCTGGGCCGCGTACTTCCTGCTGAGTCATCCGGTGGCCTTAGAGGCGGTCCAGCGGGAGATCCACGACGTCCTTAAGCAGAGCGGCATGGAGTTCGATGGTGACGCTGATGTGACGCTCGGTAGAGAGCTACTCGATAAGCTACTTTATTTGG AGAGCGCCATCAAGGAAAGTCTCCGCCTGTCGTCGGCGTCCATCAACATTCGCGTGGCTCAGGAGGACATGTCTTTGCGTCTGGACGCCAAGCGCAGCGTGTCGGTCAGGAGGGGCGACATCATTGCCTTATACCCTCAAAGCATGCACATGGACGCCGACATTTACGAGGAGCCACAG GCGTTTCGCTACGACCGCTTTGTGCAGGACGGCAGGGAGAAGACGGACTTCTTCAAGGACGGACACAAGCTTCACTACTTCCTCATGCCTTTCGGATCGGGATCGTCCAAGTGTCCCGGACGCTTCTTCGCCGTCAATGAGATCAAACAGTTCCTTTGTCTCCTGCTGCTCTACTTTGACCTGCAGCTGGAGGCCGGGCAACCCGCTGCCCGCCTTGATGCCAGCCGGGCAGGCCTCGGTGTCCTGCAGCCCACAAACGATGTGCGCTTTCACTACAGGCTGCGGAGCAACGTGTATTAG
- the cyp7b1 gene encoding cytochrome P450 7B1 isoform X1, which produces MELEGRGFQLRLNFGRFSGENLSREVFGRGAEFQDSPGKSGRVGKRDGEPPLINGWIPFIGKALAFRKNAHRFLEAQKKKSGDIFTVHIAGRYMTFVMDPLMYPAIIKHGRQLDFHQFANKVAPVTFGYPPVISKKFPGLSEQIKRSFHLLHGDHLTSLTESMMANLMIVLRQDHLSQDAAWRTAGLYDFCMSVMFEATFLTMYGRPPHALRHNRMAALRDDFVRFDAVFPLLIAQIPIWLLGRTRSVRCELIRFFLPHRTSSWSRTSQFIKRRSELFEQQHLLRDVDKAAHHFAILWASVGNTVPAAFWAAYFLLSHPVALEAVQREIHDVLKQSGMEFDGDADVTLGRELLDKLLYLESAIKESLRLSSASINIRVAQEDMSLRLDAKRSVSVRRGDIIALYPQSMHMDADIYEEPQAFRYDRFVQDGREKTDFFKDGHKLHYFLMPFGSGSSKCPGRFFAVNEIKQFLCLLLLYFDLQLEAGQPAARLDASRAGLGVLQPTNDVRFHYRLRSNVY; this is translated from the exons atggagctggaggggcgtggcttccagctccgcctgaatttcgggagattttcgggagaaaatttgtcccgggaggttttcgggagaggcgctgaatttcaggattctcccggaaaatccgggagggttggcaa ACGGGATGGCGAACCGCCGCTGATCAATGGCTGGATTCCTTTCATCGGGAAAGCTTTGGCGTTCAGGAAAAACGCTCACAGGTTTCTGGAAGCGCAGAAGAAGAAATCTGGAGACATTTTCACCGTTCACATTGCAG GTCGATACATGACCTTTGTCATGGACCCTCTGATGTACCCCGCCATCATCAAACATGGCAGACAGCTGGACTTCCACCAGTTCGCCAACAAGGTGGCGCCGGTGACCTTCGGGTACCCGCCTGTCATCAGCAAGAAGTTCCCCGGCCTGAGCGAGCAGATCAAGCGCTCCTTCCATTTGCTTCACGGAGACCACCTTACATCGCTGACAGAGAGCATGATGGCCAATCTCATGATTGTCCTTCGCCAGGACCACCTGAGCCAGGACGCGGCCTGGAGGACGGCCGGCCTGTACGACTTCTGCATGTCCGTCATGTTTGAGGCCACCTTCCTCACCATGTACGGGCGGCCGCCGCACGCCCTTCGCCACAACCGCATGGCGGCACTGAGGGACGACTTTGTCCGCTTCGACGCCGTCTTCCCGCTGCTCATTGCTCAGATACCCATCTGGCTTCTGGGACGCACCCGGAGCGTCCGCTGCGAGCTGATCCGCTTTTTCCTGCCGCACAGAACGTCCAGCTGGTCCCGCACCTCGCAGTTCATCAAACGGCGGTCTGAGCTTTTTGAGCAGCAGCACTTATTGCGAGATGTCGACAAAGCGG CGCACCACTTTGCCATCTTGTGGGCTTCAGTGGGAAATACAGTTCCGGCCGCCTTCTGGGCCGCGTACTTCCTGCTGAGTCATCCGGTGGCCTTAGAGGCGGTCCAGCGGGAGATCCACGACGTCCTTAAGCAGAGCGGCATGGAGTTCGATGGTGACGCTGATGTGACGCTCGGTAGAGAGCTACTCGATAAGCTACTTTATTTGG AGAGCGCCATCAAGGAAAGTCTCCGCCTGTCGTCGGCGTCCATCAACATTCGCGTGGCTCAGGAGGACATGTCTTTGCGTCTGGACGCCAAGCGCAGCGTGTCGGTCAGGAGGGGCGACATCATTGCCTTATACCCTCAAAGCATGCACATGGACGCCGACATTTACGAGGAGCCACAG GCGTTTCGCTACGACCGCTTTGTGCAGGACGGCAGGGAGAAGACGGACTTCTTCAAGGACGGACACAAGCTTCACTACTTCCTCATGCCTTTCGGATCGGGATCGTCCAAGTGTCCCGGACGCTTCTTCGCCGTCAATGAGATCAAACAGTTCCTTTGTCTCCTGCTGCTCTACTTTGACCTGCAGCTGGAGGCCGGGCAACCCGCTGCCCGCCTTGATGCCAGCCGGGCAGGCCTCGGTGTCCTGCAGCCCACAAACGATGTGCGCTTTCACTACAGGCTGCGGAGCAACGTGTATTAG